TTGTTTTTCTGCAACAAACAAGAGGCTCAAAGAATCCTGGAAACTAAAGAGGATGATATAAAAGAACTCGCGAAAATTATGCACGAACATGGTCCCAATATTGCCGTAATTACAGATGGAGTTAACGGTGCTTACGCTTTCGACGGAAATGAGATGTGGCATATGCCCATGTATCCGGATCCTAAGCCGCCAATTGACAGAACTGGCGCCGGAGATTCTTTTTCTTCAACCTTTACTGCCGCAATGGCAACGGGCAAATCGATCCCTGAAGCATTGGAATGGGGGCCGGTTAATTCGATGGCGGTGGTGCAAGACATAGGAGCGCAAGCTGGTCTTTTATCCAGAGAAAAACTACTCGAACATCTAGAGAACAGACCCGAAGATTATCAGCCAAGTAAGCTTGAGTAAAACAGAAACAATAAAATAACCGGCTCATGCCGGTTATTTTATTGTTTTCTTGAGATAACCTTCCTTACCGCTTCTTTAATAGAGCCGACATCCATACCATAATGCTCGATCAATTCTTCTGGTTCTCCCGATTGTCCAAATCTATCAAATACTCCGACAAACTCTTGAGGAGAAGGGTGGCGCTGCGATAAGAATTCCGAGATCGCAGAACCTAGACCTCCCGCAACTTGGTGTTCTTCTACAGACACGACAGCGTTAGTTCTTTCGGCAAAACTGAGAATTGTTTCTTCGTCCAAGGGCTTTACGGTATGGACATTTACAACAGCAACTCTAATCCCCTCTTCTTCCAATTCATGTGCGGCAAACAAAGCATTGTAGGTCAAAGGACCGCAGGTAAAAATAGTAACCTCGGCTTCGTCAGGATCAAATAGTACATTCGCTTTTCCAAATTCAAACGGCGAATCGTGTGTGGTAAACAAGGGCGTTTTCTCCCGCGTGAGACGAATATACACCGGGGAGTTGGTTTCATAGGCCACGTGGGTTGCCTTCCTGGCTTCCTCAGCATCAGCTGGTACTATGACCTTCATATTGGGCTGAACACGCATAAGAGCAATGTCTTCAAGCGCTTGATGTGTTGCGCCGTCTGGCCCCACAGAGACGCCAGAATGAGCTCCGACGATCTTAACTGGTACGTTATTAAGCGAGATCGTTGTACGAATTTGTTCATTATTTCGCCCGGGACTGAACGCCGCGTATGAGGCAATATAAGGTATCTTTCCATAATTAGCTAAACCGGACGCTAGAGCAGCCATATTCTGCTCTGCTACTCCGGCTTCTATATAGCGATCCGGAAATTTCTGCCTGAATTTCTCGGTGCGCGTTGACCCAGCCAGATCAGCACAAACAGCCACCACGCTTTCGTCACGATCGCCCACTTCCGCCAAGCCGTCTCCAAAACCGTTACGAGTTGGTACTTGCTCGATCTCCTCTATGTTGAAAATGTTCTCAACCAATTTTTGTTCTTCTCTTATCATAGTTCAAAGTTATATTGCGTATCCTTTACCTCTCATACAAGTCTTAAAAGAGAATTCATAATATTCGGCGGCATTTACGTCCTCAGGGAGTGTCTCGGTCGCAGAAAGAGAATCCGCATGGCACTTACGCACGTCCTCCCTTTCGGCAAAAGCCGTGGTCATTTGCAGGAAAATAAAGATCAAAACAGAAGCCACAAAAATAATTCCTAAAACCAAAGGACTTAGATAAATAGGATTCTTCCTATCTGCCTTGATCAATTGTCTTATTCCAAACATCATAAACATAAGTTAAATATTAATCTCTCGTAGCTCCTCTAAGAACTTCTCAGATTCTTCCTTGGACGGAGGCTTGCCGTGCCATTCGTGGTCAAACTCCATACTCTTAATGCCTTTGCCCGGGATGGTGTGCGCAAGAACCATAGTAGGTCTCTCATAAATTGCCTTGGCTTGCTCTATCGCGTTAACAAACTCTTCTATGTTATGCCCGTCTACCTCAATAACGTGCCAATTAAATGATTCAAACTTTTCTCTCAGAGGCTCAAGAGGCATTACCTCTTCGGTCATGCCGTTTATTTGGATATTATTTCTATCGATCACTCCGGTTAAGTTAGAAAGCGCGTTAGCTCCCGCAAACATAGCTGCTTCCCATGTATTTCCCGCTTGCAATTCTCCGTCCGACATCAAACAGTAGGTTCGGAAATTTTTTTTATCCATTCTGGCTGCATATGCGATCCCCGAAGCCTGTGAAAGGCCCGAACCAAGAGGGCCCGAAGTACTCTCAAGTGAGAGCATTTTTTCTCGTTCAGGGTGACCCTGCAATCTTGAACCTAATTTTCTCAAAGTGTTAACTTCTTCCAAAGGAAAATATCCGGCGTGCGCCATAGCAGCATACCTAACCGGTACTATATGCCCGTTAGAAAGAATTAAGCGATCACGATCCTCCCACTCGGGGTCTTCGGGTCTGTGATTTAAAATATGAAAATAAAACGAGGTAAATATGTCAGTCATACCCAACGGACCAGCAGTATGGCCAGAACCGGCTTCAGTCAGCATTTCAATTATGGTCTGCCTGATCTCGTTTGCCTTTTTTTCTAAAGAATGAACTTTTTCATCTGAAAGGTGTGGCATTTTGAAAAGATATTATTACTTATTAGCCAAATTTCGCATTGCATCAAAGGCCTCTTTTGGTGATTCTGCTCCCAAAATAGCTGAGCCGGAAATGAGTCGTCTCGCTCCAGCATCACTTAACCTCTCCACGGTATCTAGGCTAACTCCACCATCTACACTTATAAGTATATCAGGAAAAATTTCCCGGACTTTCTTTATTTTGTGGACAACATTTTGGGAGAACGGCTCTCCCTGATATCCAATATTCTCTATGCCCATGCATTGCACAAAACCAATTTTGTCTATATATGGCGCAAGATCTTGAGGCTCGTCATCGATCTGTATAGCTATTCCACATTCCACCTGAAATTCACTGAGTTTATCTAAAATATCTTCCAGTTTATTCGTACTTTGATAGTGTATGACCATTCGGGAAAATCCGGCATTTATCCAATCATCTATCACATCTTCTGGATTGCTGACCATCAGATCAGCCTCAAACTGAATCTCTTTCCAAAAAGGCATGCCTTCTTCTCCAGCTAGGATCTTTTCAAATGTCTCTGGTTCGCCATAAGGCCAAGATAATCTTGGTACGAATTCACCATCACAAATATCTATTTGCACAAACGAAGATAGGCCATGTACCAAAGCCAGATCTTCACGTAGCTCTTGATAGTCTTCGGGTAAAACGGCTGGAATAATTTCAGTCATGTTCGTTTTCAATTTTTGTTATTTTCTCTATCCTGCGTTTATGTCTATCTTCGCCTGAAAAAGGTTCATCAAGCCAAATTTCTACTATACGCTTTGCTTCTTCAATAGTGATAAACCTAGCTCCCAAGGAAATGATATTTGCGTCATTGTGCTCACGTGAAAGGGTTACTATTTTCCCTTTATCTTCTCCGCCATAGAACACAGCTGCTCTAACCCCCTTGAACTTATTTGCAACAATAGCCTCTCCTTGTCCGGAGCCACCAAAAATTACCGCTCTATTAGTATCAGGTTCCTTCGAAACCTCTTCTGCTGCCTTGCTGATAAAATCAGGATAGTCATCATCTGGATTTAGCTCGTATGCTCCACAGTCCTCTACCTCATAGCCCAATGAACTCAGGTGGCTCTTTACCTCTTCCTTTGTTTTAAATCCCGCGTGATCCGTGGCCAAAAATATTTTCATAATCAAGCTTTTATTCGCGTCCATTCTAACACAAAAGACTCCTTAATATATACTAACTAGGTCTAAACTCAGGAGAATTATCTAGTGATCTATATGCTCCATAGCATAGTCGAGGTCGGCGTTTATCTTTTTGCCCGGATTAAAGATATTGTTAGGATCGAAAATATTTTTAGTCTCTACAAACAGATCATAGACCTTTTTTCCATACATCTGCTCCAGATAAGGCGACCTTATTAAACCGTCGTTATGCTCCGCCGTCATGGTTCCTCCGTATTCAAAAGTTAGATTATTCACCTTATCTAGCACTACAGGAATTTTGTCGCGTTCTGTCTTTTTAGAAAGATCCATAAGAGGAATTATGTGAAAA
The nucleotide sequence above comes from Candidatus Campbellbacteria bacterium. Encoded proteins:
- a CDS encoding transketolase C-terminal domain-containing protein; its protein translation is MIREEQKLVENIFNIEEIEQVPTRNGFGDGLAEVGDRDESVVAVCADLAGSTRTEKFRQKFPDRYIEAGVAEQNMAALASGLANYGKIPYIASYAAFSPGRNNEQIRTTISLNNVPVKIVGAHSGVSVGPDGATHQALEDIALMRVQPNMKVIVPADAEEARKATHVAYETNSPVYIRLTREKTPLFTTHDSPFEFGKANVLFDPDEAEVTIFTCGPLTYNALFAAHELEEEGIRVAVVNVHTVKPLDEETILSFAERTNAVVSVEEHQVAGGLGSAISEFLSQRHPSPQEFVGVFDRFGQSGEPEELIEHYGMDVGSIKEAVRKVISRKQ
- a CDS encoding transketolase, whose amino-acid sequence is MPHLSDEKVHSLEKKANEIRQTIIEMLTEAGSGHTAGPLGMTDIFTSFYFHILNHRPEDPEWEDRDRLILSNGHIVPVRYAAMAHAGYFPLEEVNTLRKLGSRLQGHPEREKMLSLESTSGPLGSGLSQASGIAYAARMDKKNFRTYCLMSDGELQAGNTWEAAMFAGANALSNLTGVIDRNNIQINGMTEEVMPLEPLREKFESFNWHVIEVDGHNIEEFVNAIEQAKAIYERPTMVLAHTIPGKGIKSMEFDHEWHGKPPSKEESEKFLEELREINI
- a CDS encoding RpiB/LacA/LacB family sugar-phosphate isomerase; this encodes MKIFLATDHAGFKTKEEVKSHLSSLGYEVEDCGAYELNPDDDYPDFISKAAEEVSKEPDTNRAVIFGGSGQGEAIVANKFKGVRAAVFYGGEDKGKIVTLSREHNDANIISLGARFITIEEAKRIVEIWLDEPFSGEDRHKRRIEKITKIENEHD